CGAGACGGTCTCAATACGACCCAAGTATTTGTCGAGCTCGGTTCCTTTCGCATCAAAAGGTTACCGAGGTTATCCAGTCCTAAAAGCATTCGTGCCCAACCACCTTATTCTTGATCGGAGTGGTATCAACGGTTTTTCGGTAAATTATTGTCTAAGCAAGCTATTCCAGAAAGTGGTTTTACATTTGCGCCAAAGTGCTTCGGTTACATCGGCAGGGTTAATCAGCCAATCTAACACGGTGTGCCGGATAGACGCGCGCAAGCTGGGCGATGGAGAGCGATTGGTAGTTGAACCTTAATTGTCGACACATACCTTGACATACCGTTCACCGCCAGAATACTCGGCCGATCAACTGACCCTTGGCCGAACGGATCGTTTGGGGATTGCTTCCATCGCGGTCGGCGACCACTAAGCGTGTTTCGATTTTTTTCAGGTCGCTCTTCTCGATCCCCGTAATGAAAGGGATGCTTGCAATCGTATAGGCAATCCGGCGGCCATCTGGCGACCAGGCACATTCCACCACCTCGGCTGTCTGCGGAATGTTTTTCAATGGGACGAGCACTTTAGGTTTCTCGATCTCGATGATGCATGGCGTTCCCTTGTGAAAGCAGATCAGGCTTTTGCCGTCGGGCGACAATTTTCCCGATTTTGCCCACCCTTCAGGCTCCGCAAGGGCTAGGCGTTCGCTGCCATCGACGTTCATCTGATACATTGCTCTCGGATGCCAAAACTCACCCTCGCCGACCGAGGTCGTCAGGAAGTATTTGCCGTCTGCTGACCAATCCGTGACGAGGTGGGTCTTTAGCAATTCCACCGGCTCTAGTCTCTGGGAGGCGATATCGGCTCGGTAGTGGCGGACACCTTTCATTCCAGGGGCTCCAACATTCAGGAAAAGTTGGTCCGACTTCGGAGACCAGCAGAATGAGAAATGACCGATTTTGTCCGGCAATTCGAAACGGGCCCCGGTACCTTTGCCATCGAGTTGGCGGATACGCAACTCAGTTCCTCCTTTGCGTTTCTCGTCGGCAGTCCACGCCGCTAGCCATTTTCCATCCGGAGACGGAACCGCCGATCCCACCCATAGCCCCGTCAATTCAACGGCAGTCTCGTCCGTTCCATCCTGATTCAGCAGAGAGAACGCATCGCCATGCACGTAGGCTATGTGTCTATCAGCGCCTAGTTGTGACTTGGGAACTGCTGCCGATTTTTCTCCGTCTTGGGGAGTGCCAGAGAGAGCGAGTCCGCAAGCCGTTCCCAATCCAAGCACGGCTGCCATTCCAAAGGCGAGAGCGTAGGCCTTCCATTTTTGCCAGAACATAATGTAGAGAACTCCTTTTGTGATTTGCGAAATAGTTGTCGGAACGGCGACCGCGGAAACGAGTTGCATGGCCGACGTTGCCAAAGTTGCAGGTATCATGGCAGTTGCTGGGTAGCCCAGGACCAATGCCAAACCACCGGCGGGGATAGCGATCAATCGCTCCCGAAGCCGTTGGGCCAGAATTCGGCGGGCCTTCGCTAGACGGCTGGAGAGCGTCCCTTCTGGAATGTCCAGGCGGAAGGCCGCTTCCTTTCGGTTCGTTAAATCGAGTTCACAGAGGACGACTGCAACTCGGAGATATTCGGGCAGCCGGGCGATTTCCTCGTGGAGGATCCGGATCTCTTCGAAGTCCACCCCCACGTCAGTGGACTCAGCCCGATCTGGTACTTGGGGCATGTAGGCCATACGGAATCCTCCTGGCCCCATCGATTTCAGGGATTCCAGCGAACAACGTACAGCGACACCATATAGCCAGCCGCGTAATCCTTTGGGGTCGACAATGGCTGCCCGGCGGGCAAGAACCAGAAAAGCGGCCTGGAAAGCGTCGTCAGCGAGGTGAGAATCTCCCGTGACTCGCCGGCATGTCGCCAGCACCATCGGACCGTGCCGGCCGACTAGAGCTGCGAAGGCATCATCGTTCCGCGACTGAGCAAATTGGCTCAAGAGCCACCGATCTTCGGGAACTTGACTGGATGATCCCAGGAAGGCGGTCCTTCGCACCCATTCGGAAAATCGGGTTTCCAATCTGTTCCGCACGCAGTGCCTCCGGCTCGATAAAAGCGTTTCCATGTATCTTATTGGCCAGAAGTGCGGCCGCGCGTCGTAGAAATCTACTCGGAGTGTGTCTATTCAATCCATTTGGTGGAAACTCGAAATAAATAGGTCGAGGAATTGCCTTCTCGTTTGGAGAAGGGGTAACTCTCGTCGCAGGGAGGCCGTTTCAACGAATCGGATCAGATTGGTTTTGGAAAGAAATAGTACAAAAGAGACTGAAGGATTATCTCATTTCGGTCACAGTGACTATGTTCTTCAACCCAAATTCGCCAGCGGCGTGTCGGACCGAAGTCGATACGGACACGCCGAAAAATCGCCCTCGAGATCCGTACAATTACATCCGACCGGGTCGCCGCCAGTATCTGGAACATCGATTTTATGGTCCGGTTGAGATCAAAGACGTGGAGGAGTCATAAGCCATGACGAAGCGAACGGCCCTAATCCTGGCTCTGGCGATGCTTTCATTTTCATGCCGACGCCCCAACCAGCCGACACCCGCAGTTTCACCACCCGCAGTCGCCCCATCTGACCAAGGTCGGCCCGCTGCTTTACCAACGGCACCTACCGGCGACCTCGAACTGCTGGTCGGCAAATGGAACATAGTACCGGCCGTGGCGGACGGCGAGGGCTATACGGCTTCCTACCGCCGGGCGAAGTTTGAGATCGCGGCCGGGGGCAAGTACATGTTTGCCTTACCCGGGCTCGTCGAAGAGACGGGGACAATTTATAAGCTCGACGGCGATGACCTGATGATTTGCTTGAGCATGCTCGGTAACCGGCGCCCGACCGATTTCGTGACCACGAAGGACTCTTGGCGGGTCCTGATGACCTGTAAGCGGATGAAACTCGCGGACCACCCGAAGGGCGTCACCGCCAAAGCGCCACTACCTCAAACGCTGCCCCGGGATGTACAGCAAGCCTGGGTGGAGGCGGGAGCTGAAGTCGGCTGGATGGGAAAGACGGACGACCATGTGAGCTTGGAGTTTAGGACAACACCGGACGCACTGATCGACCCGGTTCCCGCGTTTCGGTTCAAGACTTGGACAGTGAGGACGGTGGCCAGGCTCCCGGTACCGAAAACGCCATTCGGACTCGACCTTACGGGCACCGAGGCAACCGATGCGGATATGAAGGGGTTGGAGATGCTCGAATCACTGAGTGCACTCGACCTGGCGTTTACCACACTGACAGATGTGGGATTGAAAAATCTATCCGGCCTGAAGTGTTTAACCGTATTAAACCTTTTCGCAACTAAGGTAACGGATGTGGGATTGAAAGAGTTAGCAAGCTTGAACTCCCTGCGTACGTTAGATCTGCGCGTACTTGATATAACTGATGTTGGTCTAAAGGAACTGGCTGGGATGAGATCCCTCCAGTGTCTCGACCTCGCTGATACGAGGGTGACAGACACAGGGGTGAAAGAACTGAAGCAGGCGTTACCCAATTGCTGGATTCGAGACTGAGGAACCCAACCGGACCGGCCGCCATCGTGCCTCCCCCGTCGTGACCGTCGGCTTTTTCTGACTCTTCCCGTCACTAGAAGTGCGAACAAGGTCTTATTGCAAATGCCAACGGCCAACCTATGCTCGCGGCGGGCACACAGACCTGACGAAGTTTTCTATATTGAAACCGCCCTACCCCCGGACAAATCTCTCTCATATCGGGTGATTAATGGATAGCCCTAATTTATGTCCCCGTCAGACGAACGATCGTGAGGCGAATGTCACTGAGGATTTCCTGACCCAGGAGATTCTCTGCACCGTGTCGATTCCGCCGAATGGACACCCGAACAACGACTCCAGCGGATCACTTACCACTTCGCCCAAGGCCTGATTCGGCTCGAACGGCGACCGGCACTCATTCCCCTTCAATTCCTGCAGATTCCTACTCAAATCTACCAGATCGCCTTGAAGAAGTACCCCAAAACTGCTCACTAGCATAGTCCATCAACCCGAAATCCTGGCCATGCCCTCCGCGCCGACGCTTACGTCTCGCGTTATCTGGGGCGAACCCATTCCGAGTGGGAATAATTGCTCGACAGGAGCGCGGATATCTTCAGGGTCGAAATAAGTTGCAGGTAATCCGTCCCGGAGAGTAACATATAAGCAATTTGCCGATTCCTCTTCCTAGTGGCGATCCTTAGAGAAAGATCGGTTATCCGCTCCTCGGAGATGGGATGAAGTCTTCCCTGTTAGCATCGATTCTGATCCTGTCTATCTCCGACACCCCAGCGCAGGGGGCTGGCTTGAAAGCGGTCGCCGTTTCGCCGGACAGGTCATTGGTGGCTGCCGGCGGCACCAATGGGGTCGTGGTCTGGGAGACCAAAACATCCAAGGTTATCGGCAAGTTCTCAACGACCGGAACTGTGCAATGTCTGGGATTCGTTAAAGACTCTCGGACGGTTGTCGTTGGCTTGGACAGTAAAGGGGCCGAGGCTTGGATCCAGAAGGCGGGAGTCTGGATGCGGGCCGCCCACTTTGCTGGGGACGGAACCATATACGCCCTGGCCATTCCACCTAGCGGCAAGGAAGTTGCGATCGCTTCTG
The genomic region above belongs to Telmatocola sphagniphila and contains:
- a CDS encoding leucine-rich repeat domain-containing protein — its product is MTKRTALILALAMLSFSCRRPNQPTPAVSPPAVAPSDQGRPAALPTAPTGDLELLVGKWNIVPAVADGEGYTASYRRAKFEIAAGGKYMFALPGLVEETGTIYKLDGDDLMICLSMLGNRRPTDFVTTKDSWRVLMTCKRMKLADHPKGVTAKAPLPQTLPRDVQQAWVEAGAEVGWMGKTDDHVSLEFRTTPDALIDPVPAFRFKTWTVRTVARLPVPKTPFGLDLTGTEATDADMKGLEMLESLSALDLAFTTLTDVGLKNLSGLKCLTVLNLFATKVTDVGLKELASLNSLRTLDLRVLDITDVGLKELAGMRSLQCLDLADTRVTDTGVKELKQALPNCWIRD
- a CDS encoding sigma-70 family RNA polymerase sigma factor, whose protein sequence is MRNRLETRFSEWVRRTAFLGSSSQVPEDRWLLSQFAQSRNDDAFAALVGRHGPMVLATCRRVTGDSHLADDAFQAAFLVLARRAAIVDPKGLRGWLYGVAVRCSLESLKSMGPGGFRMAYMPQVPDRAESTDVGVDFEEIRILHEEIARLPEYLRVAVVLCELDLTNRKEAAFRLDIPEGTLSSRLAKARRILAQRLRERLIAIPAGGLALVLGYPATAMIPATLATSAMQLVSAVAVPTTISQITKGVLYIMFWQKWKAYALAFGMAAVLGLGTACGLALSGTPQDGEKSAAVPKSQLGADRHIAYVHGDAFSLLNQDGTDETAVELTGLWVGSAVPSPDGKWLAAWTADEKRKGGTELRIRQLDGKGTGARFELPDKIGHFSFCWSPKSDQLFLNVGAPGMKGVRHYRADIASQRLEPVELLKTHLVTDWSADGKYFLTTSVGEGEFWHPRAMYQMNVDGSERLALAEPEGWAKSGKLSPDGKSLICFHKGTPCIIEIEKPKVLVPLKNIPQTAEVVECAWSPDGRRIAYTIASIPFITGIEKSDLKKIETRLVVADRDGSNPQTIRSAKGQLIGRVFWR